Proteins encoded within one genomic window of Nicotiana tabacum cultivar K326 unplaced genomic scaffold, ASM71507v2 Un00002, whole genome shotgun sequence:
- the LOC107792489 gene encoding uncharacterized protein LOC107792489 — protein MQRNWDGQQQVVVPFAENVVVANAAAAGVIGSKKRGRLPKGFKEKGRPKGSSKNKRENVDENVGITVSGMMDVSGQGVVMNNKKKRIGRPKGSTNKKRKVGENGEELPSAVDLVNGCGDILIKKKNVGGRPKGSNNRNRNFERNKEGIVKKGCQGRPKGSKNKKEIVTSDEMGIVLPIGDTCLGKSNADIIVGNEMSNTDIVAVGDFGISVNQVAGHNETVKKKAGRPKGSKNKKKVGRPMGSTNKNRNCERNKEGIVKKGRLGRSKGSKNKKKTVTSDEMGVVLPIGDTCLAKCNADIIVGNEMSKTDIIAVGDFGISVNQVAGHNEIVKKKAGRPKGSKNKKKVGRPKGSKNKKKVLIGLLTVGHWNGGGGEECIVKQGRRRSSKTKKEITLGCLSNANATTGDEVDVMCQDARKKRITMAGQSGVILNEEEGMIKKKDGRSRPKKGSKTKDKLILGRSRDTNTNNGYGYMDAVKKEDNEKKCFVAVGNGDRIFKKKRRGRPKGSKNKKRSTGGNFIDANLNNGGQDVGTMRIDVVEKGILLTEENRVDLNEVTFGSAVRVVRRKGVLGRPKGSKNKKKTIISNSSDVYSGNGVGAMNIRKEQEDKMARLATDRMVRILSEVTIAKKDSCSMPQGLHNENKIGESDKANTVNFIPCENGVSERKGRRGRPKGLKNKKKVVFDAVEIQGITGEIAVDTNGVNLSIKRKNRPGRPKGSTNKKSKYKSEESNKTAVALIMHDNRGGSQAEQKVKSCGLLPVATKNGGISGEPTLLDAEGGRVIKRRVERGRPKGSKNKKKLGAFDMGLPCQVSCQNAISRMVKRRGRPKGLNDKKKMAIVPACMGEQELSTYAETNGLTPPGVLDTISWKDQQNFNCHQCKHYKASVVFCSRCKRKRYCNDCIAKWYPERTKDEVEHACPFCCKNCNCGACLQTDVFLKDCCQETDEKMRLEGSLYLLFNILPLLRHIQREQRSELDVETNIRGVQLTEEDVTKSLIDDDDRVYCDNCNTSIVNFHRSCPNPDCSFEICINCCRELRDGAPCGATEASSSLSKSVEASHTAALKGNVPSDDWRSPEALLANGCPNHMSSDVAEWRAKSDGSIPCPPKERGGCGSSLMALRRIFEANWVDQLIQSAEALTCNYHLPDIDLSHGCSICLATTSVQNGDNHCQVRQASFRNNSHDNFLYCPSAVHIGGNDFEHFQMHWRAGEPVIVRNAQAKASGLSWEPMVMWRAFRNARKKLNEETFSVKSIDCLDWCQVEINIHQFFKGYLEGRRHRSGWPEILKLKDWPPTNSFEECLPRHGADFFAMLPFSEYTHPRHGLLNLATKLPDTALKPDLGPKTYIAYGYPEELRRGDSVTKLHCDISDAVNILTHTTRVNVAHGQREIIEKLRKQHEVEDSKELCSGIAEALDSQQRFDKTETIDFESQGSIDDNKSCLFETMDKGKDFDKEKDIISNMKYTDISGRTSLSDEINPSTNTLALVEASVALEIKQDCAEVECGGAVWDIFRRQDVPKLTEYLQKHWREFRHINNAPVTSVIHPIHDQTFYLNEKHKKQLKEEFNVEPWTFEQYLGEAVFIPAGCPHQVRNRQSCIKVAVDFVSPENVQECIRLTEEFRLLPKTHRSKQDILEVKKLGLYAASVAINEATNLMSKFNAPQSCDELQQQEQAAETKS, from the exons ATGCAGAGGAATTGGGATGGCCAGCAGCAAGTTGTGGTACCATTTGCAGAAAATGTTGTAGTTGCTAATGCTGCTGCTGCTGGTGTCATAGGTTCTAAAAAAAGAGGAAGACTACCCAAGGGttttaaagaaaaaggaagacCAAAGGGTTCTTCTAAAAATAAGAGGGAAAATGTTGACGAAAATGTGGGAATTACAGTTAGTGGCATGATGGATGTGAGTGGACAAGGGGTAGTTATGAATAATAAGAAGAAACGAATAGGCAGACCAAAGGGTTCTACgaataagaagagaaaggttgGAGAAAATGGGGAAGAATTGCCAAGTGCAGTTGACTTAGTTAATGGCTGTGGGGACATTCTTATCAAGAAGAAGAATGTAGGGGGAAGGCCCAAGGGTTCTAATAACagaaatagaaattttgaacGAAACAAAGAAGGGATTGTCAAAAAAGGATGTCAGGGAAGGCCAAAGGGTTCAAAGAATAAGAAGGAAATTGTTACGAGTGATGAAATGGGAATAGTGTTACCAATAGGTGATACTTGTCTTGGAAAGAGTAATGCTGATATTATTGTTGGAAATGAAATGTCTAATACTGATATTGTTGCAGTTGGTGATTTTGGGATAAGTGTAAACCAAGTTGCTGGACACAATGAGACAGTCAAGAAGAAAGCTGGTCGGCCCAAGGGTTCCAAGAATAAGAAGAAAGTTGGTCGGCCCATGGGTTCTACGAACAAAAATAGAAATTGTGAACGAAACAAAGAAGGGATTGTCAAAAAGGGACGTCTGGGAAGGTCAAAGGGTtcaaagaataagaagaaaactGTTACCAGTGATGAAATGGGAGTAGTGTTACCAATAGGTGATACTTGTCTTGCAAAGTGTAATGCTGATATTATTGTTGGAAATGAAATGTCTAAAACTGACATTATTGCAGTTGGTGATTTTGGGATAAGTGTAAACCAAGTTGCTGGTCACAATGAGATAGTCAAGAAGAAAGCTGGTCGGCCCAAGGGTTCCAAGAATAAGAAGAAAGTTGGTCGGCCCAAGGGTTCCAAGAACAAGAAGAAAGTCTTGATTGGTCTTCTGACTGTTGGCCATTGGAATGGAGGTGGAGGCGAAGAATGTATAGTCAAGCAAGGCCGGCGTAGGAGTTCAAAGACTAAGAAGGAAATCACGTTAGGCTGTTTAAGTAATGCTAATGCTACTACTGGAGATGAAGTAGATGTTATGTGCCAGGATGCGAGGAAGAAAAGAATCACTATGGCTGGTCAAAGTGGAGTAATTCTGAATGAGGAAGAAGGGATGATCAAGAAGAAGGATGGGCGCAGCAGACCCAAAAAGGGTTCAAAGACCAAGGACAAACTTATACTAGGCCGTTCAAGGGATACTAATACTAATAATGGATATGGATACATGGATGCAGTCAAGAAGGAAGATAATGAAAAGAAATGTTTTGTAGCTGTGGGTAATGGAGACAGGATATTCAAGAAGAAGAGGCGTGGTCGGCCCAAGGGCtcaaaaaataagaagagaagtaCTGGTGGTAATTTCATTGATGCTAATCTTAATAATGGAGGACAAGATGTGGGTACTATGAGGATAGATGTGGTTGAAAAGGGAATTCTTTTAACCGAAGAAAATAGGGTAGACCTGAATGAAGTTACTTTTGGTTCTGCAGTTAGAGTAGTCAGGAGGAAGGGTGTCCTTGGACGGCCAAAGGGttcaaagaataaaaagaaaactaTTATAAGCAACTCCAGTGATGTTTATTCTGGTAATGGAGTTGGAGCAATGAATATCAGGAAGGAACAAGAGGATAAAATGGCTAGACTGGCAACTGACCGCATGGTGAGGATTCTGAGTGAAGTTACCATAGCTAAGAAGGATAGCTGCAGCATGCCCCAAGGCTTACATAATGAGAATAAGATTGGTGAATCTGACAAAGCTAATACTGTCAACTTCATTCCTTGTGAAAATGGGGTTTCTGAGCGGAAGGGTAGGCGAGGGAGGCCAAAGGgcttgaaaaataaaaagaaagttgtATTTGATGCTGTAGAAATTCAGGGAATAACAGGTGAAATTGCTGTTGATACGAATGGGGTAAATTTGAGCATCAAGCGAAAGAATAGACCTGGACGACCCAAAGGTTCAACAAATAAGAAATCAAAATATAAGAGTGAAGAAAGTAATAAAACTGCAGTAGCACTTATAATGCATGATAACAGAGGAGGTAGTCAAGCTGAGCAGAAAGTGAAATCTTGTGGCCTGCTTCCTGTTGCCACCAAAAATGGGGGAATATCAGGTGAACCTACTTTGTTGGATGCTGAGGGAGGCAGGGTCATTAAGAGGAGAGTTGAAAGAGGGAGACCAAAAGGttcaaagaacaagaaaaagTTAGGAGCTTTCGATATGGGATTGCCTTGTCAAGTTAGTTGTCAGAATGCTATTAGTAGGATGGTTAAGCGCAGAGGGAGGCCAAAGGGATTAAATGATAAGAAGAAAATGGCTATTGTCCCTGCATGCATGGGAGAGCAGGAACTTAGCACATATGCAGAAACAAATGGACTGACACCGCCAGGAGTATTG GACACTATCAGTTGGAAGGATCAGCAGAATTTTAACTGTCATCAATGCAAACATTATAAAGCTTCTGTTGTCTTCTGTTCAAGATGCAAAAGAAAACGCTATTGCAACGATTGTATTGCGAAGTG GTATCCAGAGAGAACAAAAGATGAAGTAGAACATGCATGTCCTTTCTGTTGCAAGAATTGCAATTGTGGAGCTTGTCTCCAAACAGATGTCTTTTTAAAG GACTGCTGCCAAGAAACTGATGAAAAGATGAGACTGGAGGGTTCACTTTATTTGCTATTCAACATTCTGCCCCTCCTCAGGCATATTCAAAGGGAGCAAAGATCTGAGCTGGATGTTGAAACAAACATCCGTG GTGTTCAGCTGACAGAAGAAGACGTTACCAAATCACTCATTGATGATGATGATCGAGTATATTG TGATAATTGCAACACATCCATTGTCAATTTCCATAGAAGCTGCCCAAATCCTGATTGCTCTTTTGAAATCTGTATCAATTGTTGCCGGGAACTCAGAGATGGTGCCCCATGTGGAGCTACTGAAGCCAGCTCATCTCTCAGCAAGTCTGTGGAAGCTAGTCATACTGCAGCTTTGAAGGGAAACGTTCCTTCAGATGATTGGAGAAGTCCAGAGGCCCTCCTTGCTAATGGTTGTCCAAATCACATGTCCTCTGATGTTGCTGAATGGAGAGCCAAATCTGATGGCAGTATACCTTGTCCTCCTAAAGAGCGTGGTGGTTGTGGCTCTTCATTAATGGCTCTAAGGCGTATCTTTGAAGCAAATTGGGTTGACCAACTAATTCAAAGTGCTGAGGCCCTAACATGCAACTACCACCTTCCAGATATAGATTTATCACATGGGTGTTCAATTTGTCTTGCTACCACTTCTGTCCAAAACGGTGATAACCACTGTCAAGTAAGACAAGCATCTTTTAGGAATAACAGCCACGATAATTTTCTGTACTGTCCTAGTGCTGTTCATATTGGTGGTAATGACTTTGAGCATTTTCAAATGCATTGGAGGGCTGGTGAACCTGTAATAGTTAGAAATGCACAAGCTAAGGCCTCTGGTCTTAGCTGGGAGCCAATGGTAATGTGGAGGGCCTTCAGAAACGCAAGGAAAAAGCTGAACGAGGAGACTTTCTCTGTCAAGTCCATTGATTGCTTGGATTGGTGTCAG GTTGAGATAAATATTCATCAGTTCTTCAAGGGCTACTTAGAGGGTCGTAGGCATCGCAGTGGGTGGCCAGAAATATTAAAACTGAAGGATTGGCCTCCGACAAATTCTTTTGAAGAATGTTTGCCGAGGCATGGAGCTGACTTTTTTGCTATGCTTCCCTTCAGCGAATACACTCATCCTAGGCATGGTCTTCTAAATTTGGCCACTAAGCTTCCCGATACTGCCTTGAAGCCAGACTTGGGGCCTAAAACTTATATTGCTTATGGATATCCAGAAGAGCTTCGGAGAGGTGATTCTGTCACAAAATTGCATTGTGATATCTCTGATGCG GTCAACATATTGACTCATACAACCAGAGTAAATGTCGCTCACGGGCAACGTGAAATCATTGAGAAACTAAGGAAGCAACATGAGGTTGAAGATTCAAAGGAACTTTGTTCAGGCATAGCAGAGGCACTAGACTCTCAACAAAGATTTGACAAAACTGAAACAATTGATTTTGAATCACAGGGAAGCATCGACGATAACAAAAGTTGCTTGTTTGAAACAATGGACAAGGGGAAAGATTTTGATAAAGAAAAAGACATAATTTCCAATATGAAGTACACTGATATTTCTGGCAGAACTTCTCTATCCGATGAGATAAACCCAAGTACCAATACCTTGGCACTAGTAGAAGCAAGTGTGGCTCTCGAAATCAAGCAAGATTGTGCAGAAGTTGAATGTGGCGGTGCGGTATGGGATATATTTCGCAGACAAGATGTGCCCAAGTTAACAGAATACTTGCAGAAGCATTGGAGGGAATTTCGCCATATTAACAATGCTCCAGTGACTTCA GTTATTCACCCTATCCATGACCAGACATTCTATTTGAATGAGAAGCACAAAAAACAGCTGAAGGAGGAGTTCA ATGTTGAGCCATGGACGTTTGAGCAGTACCTTGGTGAAGCTGTTTTTATTCCTGCAGGATGCCCACATCAAGTGAGAAATAGACAG TCATGTATCAAGGTTGCTGTTGACTTTGTATCCCCTGAAAATGTTCAAGAATGTATTCGCTTGACAGAGGAGTTTCGCTTGCTCCCCAAAACCCACCGATCTAAGCAAGATATATTGGAG GTGAAGAAGTTGGGGCTTTATGCTGCCAGTGTAGCTATTAATGAAGCCACAAATCTGATGTCGAAATTTAA
- the LOC107792497 gene encoding uncharacterized protein LOC107792497 isoform X1, which yields MSQRSKDKDPAWRYGDRVNEKNTNIVCKFCNKITTGGIYRFKFHLIGGDRNVTSCPKCPPEVRDEIKNFVEKKKEQKNQMSHQPLVTNLDDDGDDDIEELSLPTKRGRDAISSSHGSTGTSRTKGPIDCYFPKKPEGKSGGKDVQKIAKDILRDRAVRAFARWVYDAGLPFNCVNYTDTFGDFIEAVGQYGPGMKPPTYHEIRGPYLNKEVEETNKIVEEHKVAWNKYGCSIMMDKWTARTGKMIINVLVNSPKGSLFLESIDASDSSTDHIKMFTLFQNTIEKIGPSKVVQVVTDNASENVKAGGMVEGAYKNVYWTPCAAHCINLIFGDIFKEKPFSTVFGQGVRVHSYISQRPLLLNMMRRFTGQKNLVKPGKTRFATAFLTLHSIHLQKSNLRKLFTSEEWSKSKFAKESAGKDVARIILSYSFWNNVLHALKIGGPLVKVLRLVDGEQKPPMGYLYEAMDRAKEAIQASFTDEQKYAKVFQIIDARWSEQLHRPLHAAGLILNPSLFYDQHENNSLAREVWTGFHEVVIKLTPDEDMQEKIVDQLAIYKAAEGLFKLRLAIKQRKTKSPGDQVLLYFIALTLMYFLYLLTLEFFFFTSIVEWWDQYGVETPNLQTFAIRVLSLTCSSSGCERNWSVFEHIHTKKRNRLTLKRLHNLVFIKYNRALRRRYNHRNLIDPILLDNIDEANEWLTGVPENCEDEEVFEGDSNFTWGDVAVASGVGENPYGLRGNTSSSSSIRKGKSVATTSRSLSLIDEDESDHEEEEEGEEEDDEQYEDNRGIQDFDNLEEEQEE from the exons ATGTCTCAAAGATCGAAAGATAAAGACCCGGCTTGGCGATATGGCGATAGAGTTAATGAGAAGAATACAAATATTGTATGCAAGTTTTGTAACAAGATTACAACGGGTGGAATTTATCGCTTTAAATTCCATCTTATTGGTGGCGATAGAAACGTCACAAGTTGTCCGAAATGTCCACCGGAGGTGAGGGATGAAATAAAGAATTTTgttgagaagaagaaggagcaaaAAAATCAAATGAGTCATCAACCATTGGTGACCAATcttgatgatgatggtgatgatgatatTGAAGAATTGTCACTTCCAACAAAACGGGGAAGAGATGCAATCTCTTCAAGCCATGGATCGACGGGTACGAGTAGGACTAAAGGTCCTATAGATTGCTATTTCCCAAAGAAGCCGGAAGGAAAGAGCGGTGGAAAAGATGTACAAAAAATTGCTAAGGACATTTTGAGGGATCGTGCAGTTAGAGCTTTTGCACGATGGGTCTATGATGCTGGGCTCCCCTTCAATTGTGTCAACTATACTGACACTTTTGGAGACTTTATTGAGGCCGTTGGTCAATACGGACCTGGAATGAAGCCTCCCACTTATCATGAAATCAGAGGTCCTTATCTAAATAAGGAAGTGGAGGAGACTAATAAAATTGTGGAGGAACATAAAGTTGCGTGGAACAAGTATGGCTGCTCCATTATGATGGATAAGTGGACGGCAAGAACTGGGAAAATGATTATTAACGTGTTGGTGAATTCTCCCAAGGGAAGTTTGTTTCTTGAGTCCATTGATGCTAGCGACTCATCCACTGACCACATCAAAATGTTCACCTTATTTCAGAACACCATTGAAAAGATTGGCCCAAGCAAAGTTGTTCAAGTGGTCACTGATAATGCGAGTGAAAATGTGAAAGCGGGTGGCATGGTGGAAGGAGCGTACAAGAATGTCTATTGGACTCCATGTGCGGCTCATTGTATCAACTTAATCTTCGGGgacattttcaaggaaaaaccctTCTCTACAGTTTTTGGCCAGGGCGTTAGGGTACATTCTTATATTTCTCAGCGGCCCTTGTTATTGAATATGATGAGAAGATTCACCGGAcaaaaaaatttggtgaaaccgGGCAAGACAAGGTTCGCCACTGCTTTCTTGACTTTACATAGTATCCACTTGCAAAAATCCAATTTGAGAAAGTTGTTCACTTCAGAGGAATGGAGCAAGAGTAAATTTGCAAAGGAAAGTGCAGGGAAAGATGTTGCACGCAttattctttcttattctttttggAATAATGTCCTTCATGCTCTTAAAATTGGTGGCCCTTTGGTTAAAGTACTCCGTTTGGTGGATGGGGAGCAAAAACCACCAATGGGCTACCTCTATGAAGCTATGGATAGGGCCAAGGAGGCTATTCAAGCATCATTCACTGATGAGCAGAAATATGCAAAGGTCTTTCAGATCATTGATGCAAGATGGAGTGAGCAACTTCATAGACCTTTGCATGCAGCTGGACTTATTCTGAACCCGTCACTCTTTTATGATCAGCATGAGAATAATTCATTGGCTAGAGAAGTGTGGACAGGATTCCATGAGGTTGTTATCAAGTTGACCCCAGATGAAGACATGCAAGAAAAGATAGTAGATCAGCTTGCTATTTACAAGGCAGCTGAGGGACTTTTTAAGCTCCGACTTGCTATTAAACAAAGAAAGACGAAATCGCCAGGTGACCAAGTGCTTCTATATTTTATAGCTCTAACTTTAATGTATTTTTTATACTTATTAactcttgaatttttttttttcacttctaTAGTTGAGTGGTGGGACCAATATGGTGTAGAGACTCCGAATTTACAGACTTTCGCCATCAGAGTTCTAAGTTTAACTTGTAGCTCATCCGGATGTGAAAGGAACTGGAGCGTTTTTGAACAC ATTCATACAAAGAAGAGGAATCGACTAACCTTGAAGCGCCTCCATAATCTAGTGTTCATAAAATACAATAGAGCATTGAGGCGTCGCTACAACCACCGCAATCTAATTGATCCAATTCTTTTGGACAATATTGATGAGGCTAATGAGTGGCTAACCGGAGTCCCCGAAAATTGTGAAGATGAAGAAGTATTTGAAGGCGATTCTAATTTCACTTGGGGTGATGTTGCGGTTGCTAGTGGAGTTGGGGAGAATCCTTATGGTTTAAGGGGGAATACTTCAAGTTCAAGCTCGATTAGGAAGGGAAAAAGTGTGGCTACCACAAGTCGATCCCTATCCCTAATTGATGAAGATGAAAGTGATCATGAAGAGGAAGAGGAGGGGGAGGAGGAAGATGACGAGCAATATGAAGATAATAGAGGAATTCAAGATTTTGAcaatcttgaagaagaacaagaagagtaG
- the LOC107792497 gene encoding uncharacterized protein LOC107792497 isoform X2, whose protein sequence is MSQRSKDKDPAWRYGDRVNEKNTNIVCKFCNKITTGGIYRFKFHLIGGDRNVTSCPKCPPEVRDEIKNFVEKKKEQKNQMSHQPLVTNLDDDGDDDIEELSLPTKRGRDAISSSHGSTGTSRTKGPIDCYFPKKPEGKSGGKDVQKIAKDILRDRAVRAFARWVYDAGLPFNCVNYTDTFGDFIEAVGQYGPGMKPPTYHEIRGPYLNKEVEETNKIVEEHKVAWNKYGCSIMMDKWTARTGKMIINVLVNSPKGSLFLESIDASDSSTDHIKMFTLFQNTIEKIGPSKVVQVVTDNASENVKAGGMVEGAYKNVYWTPCAAHCINLIFGDIFKEKPFSTVFGQGVRVHSYISQRPLLLNMMRRFTGQKNLVKPGKTRFATAFLTLHSIHLQKSNLRKLFTSEEWSKSKFAKESAGKDVARIILSYSFWNNVLHALKIGGPLVKVLRLVDGEQKPPMGYLYEAMDRAKEAIQASFTDEQKYAKVFQIIDARWSEQLHRPLHAAGLILNPSLFYDQHENNSLAREVWTGFHEVVIKLTPDEDMQEKIVDQLAIYKAAEGLFKLRLAIKQRKTKSPVEWWDQYGVETPNLQTFAIRVLSLTCSSSGCERNWSVFEHIHTKKRNRLTLKRLHNLVFIKYNRALRRRYNHRNLIDPILLDNIDEANEWLTGVPENCEDEEVFEGDSNFTWGDVAVASGVGENPYGLRGNTSSSSSIRKGKSVATTSRSLSLIDEDESDHEEEEEGEEEDDEQYEDNRGIQDFDNLEEEQEE, encoded by the exons ATGTCTCAAAGATCGAAAGATAAAGACCCGGCTTGGCGATATGGCGATAGAGTTAATGAGAAGAATACAAATATTGTATGCAAGTTTTGTAACAAGATTACAACGGGTGGAATTTATCGCTTTAAATTCCATCTTATTGGTGGCGATAGAAACGTCACAAGTTGTCCGAAATGTCCACCGGAGGTGAGGGATGAAATAAAGAATTTTgttgagaagaagaaggagcaaaAAAATCAAATGAGTCATCAACCATTGGTGACCAATcttgatgatgatggtgatgatgatatTGAAGAATTGTCACTTCCAACAAAACGGGGAAGAGATGCAATCTCTTCAAGCCATGGATCGACGGGTACGAGTAGGACTAAAGGTCCTATAGATTGCTATTTCCCAAAGAAGCCGGAAGGAAAGAGCGGTGGAAAAGATGTACAAAAAATTGCTAAGGACATTTTGAGGGATCGTGCAGTTAGAGCTTTTGCACGATGGGTCTATGATGCTGGGCTCCCCTTCAATTGTGTCAACTATACTGACACTTTTGGAGACTTTATTGAGGCCGTTGGTCAATACGGACCTGGAATGAAGCCTCCCACTTATCATGAAATCAGAGGTCCTTATCTAAATAAGGAAGTGGAGGAGACTAATAAAATTGTGGAGGAACATAAAGTTGCGTGGAACAAGTATGGCTGCTCCATTATGATGGATAAGTGGACGGCAAGAACTGGGAAAATGATTATTAACGTGTTGGTGAATTCTCCCAAGGGAAGTTTGTTTCTTGAGTCCATTGATGCTAGCGACTCATCCACTGACCACATCAAAATGTTCACCTTATTTCAGAACACCATTGAAAAGATTGGCCCAAGCAAAGTTGTTCAAGTGGTCACTGATAATGCGAGTGAAAATGTGAAAGCGGGTGGCATGGTGGAAGGAGCGTACAAGAATGTCTATTGGACTCCATGTGCGGCTCATTGTATCAACTTAATCTTCGGGgacattttcaaggaaaaaccctTCTCTACAGTTTTTGGCCAGGGCGTTAGGGTACATTCTTATATTTCTCAGCGGCCCTTGTTATTGAATATGATGAGAAGATTCACCGGAcaaaaaaatttggtgaaaccgGGCAAGACAAGGTTCGCCACTGCTTTCTTGACTTTACATAGTATCCACTTGCAAAAATCCAATTTGAGAAAGTTGTTCACTTCAGAGGAATGGAGCAAGAGTAAATTTGCAAAGGAAAGTGCAGGGAAAGATGTTGCACGCAttattctttcttattctttttggAATAATGTCCTTCATGCTCTTAAAATTGGTGGCCCTTTGGTTAAAGTACTCCGTTTGGTGGATGGGGAGCAAAAACCACCAATGGGCTACCTCTATGAAGCTATGGATAGGGCCAAGGAGGCTATTCAAGCATCATTCACTGATGAGCAGAAATATGCAAAGGTCTTTCAGATCATTGATGCAAGATGGAGTGAGCAACTTCATAGACCTTTGCATGCAGCTGGACTTATTCTGAACCCGTCACTCTTTTATGATCAGCATGAGAATAATTCATTGGCTAGAGAAGTGTGGACAGGATTCCATGAGGTTGTTATCAAGTTGACCCCAGATGAAGACATGCAAGAAAAGATAGTAGATCAGCTTGCTATTTACAAGGCAGCTGAGGGACTTTTTAAGCTCCGACTTGCTATTAAACAAAGAAAGACGAAATCGCCAG TTGAGTGGTGGGACCAATATGGTGTAGAGACTCCGAATTTACAGACTTTCGCCATCAGAGTTCTAAGTTTAACTTGTAGCTCATCCGGATGTGAAAGGAACTGGAGCGTTTTTGAACAC ATTCATACAAAGAAGAGGAATCGACTAACCTTGAAGCGCCTCCATAATCTAGTGTTCATAAAATACAATAGAGCATTGAGGCGTCGCTACAACCACCGCAATCTAATTGATCCAATTCTTTTGGACAATATTGATGAGGCTAATGAGTGGCTAACCGGAGTCCCCGAAAATTGTGAAGATGAAGAAGTATTTGAAGGCGATTCTAATTTCACTTGGGGTGATGTTGCGGTTGCTAGTGGAGTTGGGGAGAATCCTTATGGTTTAAGGGGGAATACTTCAAGTTCAAGCTCGATTAGGAAGGGAAAAAGTGTGGCTACCACAAGTCGATCCCTATCCCTAATTGATGAAGATGAAAGTGATCATGAAGAGGAAGAGGAGGGGGAGGAGGAAGATGACGAGCAATATGAAGATAATAGAGGAATTCAAGATTTTGAcaatcttgaagaagaacaagaagagtaG